ATAAGTACAATATCATCATGGCGCAAAAGCCGACGCATGCCACCATAACCAGGAAAATCCTGTAATACAGCACATCCACTTCCTTTGTAACAGCTTTTACAGGTACTACCATAACGATCTTCCAGTCATTTACGTCGGAGGACTTTACCTGGATCATTTGATTTCCCAAAGCATCCCACCCATCTTCTAAATCGCCTGTCTGTTTCAGAAACTCATCTTTCAGCTTCCCGGATATGGTTCCTGCCTCCACCACCTTTTCATCACTGGAGGAAATCAGACTGCCGTCTCCTGTGATCACATAAATATCGCCTGGTATGGATTCTGCCAGTTCCTTATATTGTTCGTAGACAGCCCGCTCTTTTAAGGCAAACACCTGCACACATTCATATCTTCCCTTTTCCCAGGAATAGATTCTTCGGATGCCCATAACAGCCTTTCTGTCCCTGGCCTCCTCGGGCTGGTCACTGAGAAGGAAATTATCCTGTAGGGGATACCAGCGGAATTTCATTAAGAGGTCGGGGTCCTCTATGTTCATAGCCTGCAGCTTCCTGACCACTTCTTCCGTATCGTTATTGGGGTCCAGAAAATTAAATAACTCTCCCTTGTAAGTATACATGGCGCTGATCCTCGCCCGCTGGTTTAACATATCATAAGCGCCGAAAATATTGCTGTAAATCCTCACAATATCAAGCTTCTTATACATTGGTTCCGTTGGAGAATATTCTTTTTCAATGTATTTATTCAACTGGTCATTGGCCGCAAAATTGTCGGAAACACTGTAAATGTCCTGAATCTTAGCATCAATTTTATTGGCAATATCCGTGATCCGGCTCTGAGTCGACCGCATATACTCCTGTTTCATAACCTTTCGGGTATGCCAGAACAGTATGGTGATGATTACCACAACCGGAATCAGCACCTGGAGAATGCCATACAGCATCCTGCGCTTTAATCCGATATTCCTTTTCTTTGCCTGCCCCTTACCCTTATTCATCTTCATTGTTTTTCTCTGTATTTCCTCCCTCCGGCTGGAGAATGTTCCGGTACTCTTTCGGACTTATCCCATACTTTTTCTTAAACAGCTTAATGTAGTTGGATACGTCTGCCCAGCCCATTTCCTCGGAAATTTCATAGATCTTCCTCCCTGGATCCGAAAGAAGCTCCTTGCTTTTTTCCAGTCTTTTTGTAATGATGTAATCACTGAAATTACACCCAAATTCATTTTTAAATATTTTGGAGATATAGGCAGAATTCTTATGCACCTTTGCCCCTACATATTCTAAGGATATCTGATTGGAATCGTACTCCTCATCCACAATCTCCCGAATCTTCTGGGCAAGGCTGCTCTGACTCTTCCATTCTCCCTTCATGCCGGCCATTTCTTTGGAAACCTCCCGAAGGATCCTGGATAAAAACTCCTTTTTCTCATGGAGACTCTTTAAGGGATAAATGTCGGTATAGGTGCAATCCAGCTTTTTCATCACTTTTTCCAGGCGGACACCATAACGCAATAACGCACGGGACAGATTAAACAGCAGCTCAAGGCTTAGGCGGTTAATGTAATCATAATCCAGAATCACCTTTCCTTTAAATACTGAAAAAATCCCATTTAAAATGTCCTCAGCCTTATTTTCCTCCTGCTCCATGATTTCCTTTAAAATCTGGCCCGTATCAAAGGAAATCGCGTAGTAATCAAAATCAGCTTCCTGTATTTCCTTATAGGATATGACCAGATTTTTCCCCTCAATGTAGATTTTTTGGCTGGCACAGCATTTGGCCTGTTCATAGCACTGGGGAAGCATCTGAAAATCCGTATAAAAATTGCTGATACCGGCATATATAGGTATGCCGCTCTCCTGTAAGACCACTTCTGCCATGTTCTTTACATAAGAATGCAGTTCTTCTTCCCGGGGCTCCTCTCCGGCGCTTAAGATCCCGGTTATCTTCTCCTCAAAGTTCCAGATATAGGTTCCGGCGATCCCTTCTTTGGAAACCCATTCGTTTAATGTCTTCTCCACCATCATCTGATCCTGATAATAGGCGTTTTTATCTTCCGTATTCGGCACATCCAGATGGAACAGTATCACGCCATACCAGTTTTCTCCCTGGCGGAAGAATTCTTCTTCCATCTCTTCTTCATGATAGCCATATCCCTTGATCAAAGCATTGTATTTCCTTCTTAACTTTAAATTCCTGCTCTCTTCATAGGCTGACTTTAATTCTTTTTCTTCTAATTCCTTTTTTCGTTCGTCGTCAAGACGTTCTTTTATTCTCCGGAAAGTCACTTCAAATTCATCAAGGTCCGTGGGCTTTAGTAAGTATTCCATGACCCGGTTTTTAATGGACATCTGCAAATATTCAAAATCATTGTATCCGCTTAAGATAATGATCTTGATTTCCGGGTAATGCTGATTTAAATGCTGCATCAGCTCCATCCCATCCATTTCCGGCATCCGGATATCGGAAAGTACCACATGGGGCTTATCTTTTTCTATTTGTTCCAGGGCTTCAATTCCATTTCCGCAGACGCCGCTGATAACAAATCCCCACTTTTCCCATTCAATGCTGTTTGCGATTCCATATGCAATCGCCTTTTCATCTTCCACCACCAGTAGTTTATACATCTCATCCCTCCATCCTGCCATATTATATAACAAACTCTGTAATTATCTCAAGCTTCTTTTCAGTTTACCTGCCGGATAAACCTTCCAGCTGCTTTTCATCGTCAAAAAAATCGTTATGCGAATGCTGCGGTAAGCAATCGCACAACGATTTTATTCCGTGGAAGAGCCAGCTGATGTATCTCCTTTCAGCCTATGCCAATGCCTCTTTGAGAAATCATTATAGTAACTCTTTTTACCTTACTTCTTACCTGGCTTCTTGAAGTCCCTTCTCTTTTTCATCATAATGGGAATTCCGGCAACTACCTCAATCACCTCATCGGAAATTTCTGCTATTTTCTGGTTGATCTCCCCAAGAACCTTGCGGTAAGCCATAGTCTCCATGCTGTAGTTATCTCCATCGGAGAAAACCTCATTTGTCACGATGACAATATGTTCGGCTTCCTCCTTTAGCTTCCCGATTCCTTCTAAAATCTCCGCAGCAGCCAAAGTTCCCTCTAAGCATGGGGCTTCCCCCTCTTCTCCCAGGCCAAAAAGCTCATTGGATACCAGATTTGACATGCATTCTAGTAGAACCACCGACGGCTGCCCGCCTAGATCCAGTTTAAGTTCCTTTAAATCGCGGTAACATTCTATGGTTTCAAACTGCTTTTTTGCCCTCATCTGCCTGTGGCGTTCAATCCTGCGCCTGCATTCCTCATCCCATGGTTTCATGGTAGCAATGTAAATCCGCCTCCCCTGTCCCAGGCTCATGACCAGGCTTTCCGCAAATTCTGACTTTCCGCTTCCGCTTCCGCCTATCACCAGAGTGACCATTATACGCCTCCCATGGGCTTGTACGCCTCGATCTGAATGTCTTCAAAGGAACTCATTGATCCATAAACGTCTGCCGCCATAAGAAGAAGGGGGATTGCAGCCACTGCTCCGGTCCCCTCTCCCAGACACATACCTGCCTGTATGAGGGGTTTGAGCCCTAGTTCATCAAGAAGCATCCTGCCTGCTGGCTCCGCTGAAACATGGGAAGCCAGCATAAAGTTCCGGCAGCCAGGATACATATGGTCAGCCGAAAGAGCAGCGACGGCGGAAATAAATCCATCCACCAGTATTGGGATCCGGTAAATGGCACCGCCTAAAAACACACCGGTAAGCCCTGCCAGATCAAATCCTCCCACGCAGGCAAGAACATCCACCACATCCTGACATGCCGGGCTATATTGTTCCACAGCCTCTTTTATCACTTCAAGCTTCCTTTTTAAGCCTTCGTCATTTAATCCTGCCCCTCTTCCGGTCAGTACTTCCGGCGGTTTTTTAAGAAGCATAGAAGCGACCGCACTGCTGGTAGTGGTATTTCCTATGCCCATTTCTCCGGTTGCGATGAGCTGATAGCCTTTTTCTGCAAGCTCCCCCACCAGTTTGATACCGGTTTCTATGGACCGGATTGCCTCCTCCCGTGACATGGCAGGCTCATTCCGGAAATTTTTTGTCCCGTAAGCGATTTTCCGGCAAAGGAGAGGGTGACGGGAGCCGGGAATCAAATCCCTGGCAACTCCTATATCCACAGGAAATACATCCACTCCTGCCCGGTCTGCCATGATGCAGACACTGCTGTTTCCATTTGTCATGTTCTCAGCCACTAGGGCGGTCACTTCCCTGCCGGTCTGGGTGACGCCTTCCTCCACGATCCCATTGTCTGCGCAAAGGATGACTAGGGCCCGTTTCTCCATATCTGCCTTTGTCGTTTCTCTTATTCCTGCAATCTTTATGATATCATCTTCCAGAACGCCTAAACTGTTAAGCGGCTTCGCCACCTGCGACCACCGTTTACGGGCCATTTCCATGGAGGAAGCGCTGGAAGGACGGATCTGTGAAAGATATGTACTTAATTCATCATTCATTGTTAGAAGCCTTTCCTAGTCAAAGATTTTTCCATCGATTATTCTTCCCCTTCCCTGAATCCTTTGCAGGCCTCCACAAAACGCTTTGGCAGTACAGGGTTGGAAGGGTAATAAAAATGGGGAAAGCCTGCCAGGAGATTTCCTTCCCCATGAACGCAGTCCCAGCTTTTTTTCCCGCCTGGTTTCTTTGCTTCCATACAAGATCCGTTATTCGCGCTGTCCCAATAATGGAATTCATGCCCCCGGATGGGCT
This genomic stretch from Lacrimispora sphenoides harbors:
- a CDS encoding bifunctional adenosylcobinamide kinase/adenosylcobinamide-phosphate guanylyltransferase, with product MVTLVIGGSGSGKSEFAESLVMSLGQGRRIYIATMKPWDEECRRRIERHRQMRAKKQFETIECYRDLKELKLDLGGQPSVVLLECMSNLVSNELFGLGEEGEAPCLEGTLAAAEILEGIGKLKEEAEHIVIVTNEVFSDGDNYSMETMAYRKVLGEINQKIAEISDEVIEVVAGIPIMMKKRRDFKKPGKK
- a CDS encoding sensor histidine kinase, yielding MKMNKGKGQAKKRNIGLKRRMLYGILQVLIPVVVIITILFWHTRKVMKQEYMRSTQSRITDIANKIDAKIQDIYSVSDNFAANDQLNKYIEKEYSPTEPMYKKLDIVRIYSNIFGAYDMLNQRARISAMYTYKGELFNFLDPNNDTEEVVRKLQAMNIEDPDLLMKFRWYPLQDNFLLSDQPEEARDRKAVMGIRRIYSWEKGRYECVQVFALKERAVYEQYKELAESIPGDIYVITGDGSLISSSDEKVVEAGTISGKLKDEFLKQTGDLEDGWDALGNQMIQVKSSDVNDWKIVMVVPVKAVTKEVDVLYYRIFLVMVACVGFCAMMILYLYKSFMDPIGKLNISMKEVYGGNLNAYVDVKQKNEVGDMVRYYNSMLERINTNIIEKLQSDRKKKELELEVLMSQINPHFLYNTLENIVWMSNDAGRPDIGRTAASLGRMYRLSISGGQVIVPMEHEIEHLMAYVKIQKNRYKDEFEFDLRTDMRQIHELFSLKIILQPVVENSFLYGMTGLKHPMTIHLTVKEKGQWVMIKVMDNGRGMDREKLKEIRDQIRFGKAGKEEEEQNRRSSGIGLHSVESRIKLYFGVDRAVSIYSKKDAGTLTVIRIPRITGEDIDEEGNLKEK
- the cobT gene encoding nicotinate-nucleotide--dimethylbenzimidazole phosphoribosyltransferase, whose translation is MNDELSTYLSQIRPSSASSMEMARKRWSQVAKPLNSLGVLEDDIIKIAGIRETTKADMEKRALVILCADNGIVEEGVTQTGREVTALVAENMTNGNSSVCIMADRAGVDVFPVDIGVARDLIPGSRHPLLCRKIAYGTKNFRNEPAMSREEAIRSIETGIKLVGELAEKGYQLIATGEMGIGNTTTSSAVASMLLKKPPEVLTGRGAGLNDEGLKRKLEVIKEAVEQYSPACQDVVDVLACVGGFDLAGLTGVFLGGAIYRIPILVDGFISAVAALSADHMYPGCRNFMLASHVSAEPAGRMLLDELGLKPLIQAGMCLGEGTGAVAAIPLLLMAADVYGSMSSFEDIQIEAYKPMGGV
- a CDS encoding response regulator transcription factor, producing MYKLLVVEDEKAIAYGIANSIEWEKWGFVISGVCGNGIEALEQIEKDKPHVVLSDIRMPEMDGMELMQHLNQHYPEIKIIILSGYNDFEYLQMSIKNRVMEYLLKPTDLDEFEVTFRRIKERLDDERKKELEEKELKSAYEESRNLKLRRKYNALIKGYGYHEEEMEEEFFRQGENWYGVILFHLDVPNTEDKNAYYQDQMMVEKTLNEWVSKEGIAGTYIWNFEEKITGILSAGEEPREEELHSYVKNMAEVVLQESGIPIYAGISNFYTDFQMLPQCYEQAKCCASQKIYIEGKNLVISYKEIQEADFDYYAISFDTGQILKEIMEQEENKAEDILNGIFSVFKGKVILDYDYINRLSLELLFNLSRALLRYGVRLEKVMKKLDCTYTDIYPLKSLHEKKEFLSRILREVSKEMAGMKGEWKSQSSLAQKIREIVDEEYDSNQISLEYVGAKVHKNSAYISKIFKNEFGCNFSDYIITKRLEKSKELLSDPGRKIYEISEEMGWADVSNYIKLFKKKYGISPKEYRNILQPEGGNTEKNNEDE